A window of Cryptomeria japonica chromosome 3, Sugi_1.0, whole genome shotgun sequence contains these coding sequences:
- the LOC131032410 gene encoding kinesin-like protein KIN-14R has product MEYTLNNSSTGFQELSVRAPVAASSDHDNLQFSLNYSPRDLGDMSTTFSQAENEDIQNGIEHPNDISEEIYTYCSDEGSDSDLDDPVLCRTGLRLFTYNGKMELNRGDVVLSINAGGQAVQDALLGLELKNDVFFTGGDVLRTEENIAEDGSCVYQSARYGDFCYIIKDLPAGDYFVDLHFAEIVFTNGPPGMRVFDVFIQDHKILSELDIYARVGSNTPLVLMDAKAMIAKDNTLTIRFQSVIGSPIVCGICIRKVPLLSGSEPEPSIVGCHENLKRSIDAANGNAIQEAVNNQLHGTRSGKNMEHRVRRKTAKYIEEYEKKIDELTREYELKKNECHEAWMSLNDSNHQLEMLRIELDSKSFLVQSLEQAIEGPSSQLRELQENYKREKKFMASSVSDLRAQIQLLKKDYIILSEEAHNCATAIPNLSGMTSAVQALVLQCEDLKVKYTNENAERKKLYNKVLELKGNIRVFCRCRPLSSGETLAGASSVVEFDAAKENELSIRVNGTSKKAFKFDRVFTPQDDQVAIFADTAPVAVSVLDGYNVCIFAYGQTGTGKTFTMEGTEENRGVNYRTLEELFRVATERNGLFKYDISVSVLEVYNEQIRDLLASPPHHGQIVKKLEIKQVAEGVHHVPGLVEAQVHIMSEVWEVLQTGSSARAVGSTNANEHSSRSHCILCVMVKGESLVTGECTRSKLWLVDLAGSERIAKTDVQGERLKEAQSINKSLSALGDVISALATKSSHIPYRNSKLTHLLQDSLGGDSKTLMFVQISPNESDSGETLSSLNFATRVRGIELGPPKKQLDSSELLKYKQMFEKAKQEVRMKDDMIKMMEENTQNMEANLKGREQLCRTLHDTVKELEEQLETMHKEHQEQLDKENMQYLEKLNEREQICINLEEKVKQLQGLLDSKIKEQQLLSQKLSEKPPIVLQSGELRSIPENAPFRMDENNMNDPLTENKLGPYVKDNVIAGTELIDKQLKELEEQPESKLKDQQLEKSMIVHQLEDWGKMNECTPFRTDPTLVNPLTESKSRVASKGNAIAGKKITQERESLTKINATDFSGFCPERGIIVQKENNGKLDDLPSKTLPKGIGRASCPMVQRATASSAMRRVTVLPLPVRKNQMSELPFLDKNGGMGNNGDHQIQQCDINSRGLHTANRVRNGIQGKVQFRGPNVVEDRKKRKQITTSNEEEIAINASATLMSGEQNLHSVDNGRLKPLSSARTIGKGTIGPQKILRGKEKPIRGWSR; this is encoded by the exons ATGGAATACACGCTGAATAATTCATCTACAGGCTTCCAAGAACTATCGGTCAGAGCCCCTGTAGCTGCTTCTTCAGATCATGATAACCTGCAATTTTCGTTGAACTATAGCCCTCGTGATCTTGGAGACATGTCGACCACGTTTTCTCAGGCTGAGAATGAAGATATACAGAATGGGATTGAACACCCAAATGATATTTCAGAAGAAATCTATACATATTGTAGCGATGAGGGCTCAGACAGCGACTTGGATGACCCTGTGCTGTGCAGAACAGGGCTCAGGCTATTCACATACAATGGGAAGATGGAGCTAAATCGGG GGGATGTCGTTCTGAGCATTAATGCGGGAGGACAGGCAGTGCAGGATGCTTTGTTGGGGCTGGAATTAAAAAATGATGTATTCTTTACTGGAGGGGATGTGCTGAGAACAGAGGAGAACATTGCAGAGGACGGTTCCTGTGTCTACCAGTCTGCTCGTTATGGAGATTTCTGCTACATTATTAAAGACCTCCCTGCAGGAGATTATTTTGTGGACCTTCATTTTGCAGAGATAGTATTTACCAATGGGCCTCCTGGGATGAGAGTTTTTGATGTGTTCATACAAGATCATAAA ATTCTGTCAGAGCTGGATATATATGCTCGTGTGGGTTCAAACACTCCACTTGTTCTGATGGATGCAAAGGCAATGATTGCTAAAGATAATACATTAACAATAAGATTCCAGAGTGTTATTGGAAGTCCTATTGTTTGTGGAATTTGCATTCGAAAGGTGCCCTTGCTTTCAG GTTCAGAACCAGAACCATCAATTGTTGGATGCCATGAGAACCTCAAAAGAAGCATTGATGCGGCTAATGGCAATGCAATTCAAGAAGCTGTCAATAATCAGTTACACGGAACAAGAAGTGGTAAAAACATGGAGCACAGG GTTAGAAGAAAAACTGCCAAGTATATAGAGGAGTATGAAAAGAAAATTGATGAGCTTACTAGAGAATATGAATTGAAGAAAAATGAATGTCATGAAGCATGGATGTCCCTCAACGACTCCAACCATCAACTTGAGATGCTGAGGATTGAACTTGACAGCAAGTCATTTCTTGTTCAATCTCTAG AACAAGCCATAGAGGGCCCATCTTCTCAGTTAAGGGAGCTTCAAGAGAATTATAAGAGAGAGAAGAAATTTATGGCTTCATCAGTTTCGGACTTGAGAGCTCAAATCCAG CTCCTAAAGAAAGATTACATTATACTATCAGAAGAGGCACATAACTGTGCCACTGCCATTCCTAATCTCAGCGGAATGACATCTGCCGTGCAAGCTCTGG tTTTGCAGTGTGAAGACCTCAAAGTAAAGTACACCAATGAAAATGCAGAAAGGAAAAAGCTTTATAATAAGGTTTTGGAACTAAAAG GAAACATTAGGGTATTCTGTAGGTGTCGCCCATTGAGTTCCGGAGAAACTTTAGCAGGTGCTTCTTCAGTGGTGGAATTTGATGCAGCCAAGGAGAATGAATTGAGTATTCGTGTAAATGGGACTTCAAAGAAAGCATTCAAATTTGACCGTGTTTTCACTCCTCAAGATGATCAGG TGGCCATTTTTGCGGACACTGCACCAGTTGCTGTGTCTGTTTTGGATGGATATAATGTTTGCATTTTTGCTTATGGGCAAACTGGAACTGGGAAAACATTCACAATGGAGGGAACAGAAGAAAACCGAGGAGTTAACTACCGCACATTGGAGGAGCTGTTTCGAGTAGCTACTGAAAGAAATGGACTATTTAAATATGATATCTCTGTAAGCGTGTTGGAAGTTTACAATGAGCAGATACGTGATCTACTGGCATCTCCACCTCACCATGGGCAAATTGTTAAAAA GCTTGAGATAAAACAAGTAGCTGAAGGTGTTCATCATGTTCCTGGACTTGTTGAAGCACAAGTGCACATAATGAGTGAAGTGTGGGAAGTGTTGCAAACTGGAAGCAGTGCTAGAGCAGTTGGTTCCACCAACGCTAATGAACATAGCAGTCGATCTCACTg CATACTTTGTGTGATGGTAAAGGGAGAGAGCTTAGTCACTGGGGAGTGCACCAGAAGCAAGTTGTGGCTTGTTGATCTGGCAGGAAGTGAGAGAATAGCAAAAACTGATGTACAGGGAGAACGTCTTAAAGAAGCCCAGTCTATCAATAAATCACTTTCTGCCCTTGGTGATGTCATATCTGCCTTAGCAACCAAAAGCAGCCATATTCCTTACAG GAACTCCAAGCTCACACATCTGCTACAGGATTCCCTAG GAGGAGATTCAAAGACGTTAATGTTTGTGCAAATTAGTCCCAATGAGAGCGACTCGGGAGAAACCCTAAGCTCATTGAACTTTGCCACAAGAGTCCGGGGCATAGAACTAGGTCCTCCAAAGAAACAACTTGATTCCAGTGAACTTTTAAAGTACAAACAAATG tttgAAAAGGCCAAACAAGAAGTAAGGATGAAGGATGACATGATAAAAATGATGGAAGAAAATACACAGAACATGGAAGCTAATCTCAAGGGGAGAGAACAGTTATGTAGAACACTTCATGATACG GTAAAGGAACTAGAAGAACAACTTGAAACCATGCATAAAGAGCACCAGGAACAGTTGGACAAAGAAAACATGCAATACCTTGAAAAGCTAAATGAAAGAGAGCAGATTTGCATAAATCTTGAAGAGAAG GTAAAACAACTTCAAGGGCTATTGGATTCCAAGATAAAAGAGCAGCAACTACTGTCACAAAAGTTGTCTGAGAAACCACCAATAGTCCTTCAATCAGGGGAATTGAGAAGCATTCCTGAAAATGCTCCTTTTAGAATGGATGAGAATAATATGAATGATCCATTAACAGAGAATAAATTGGGACCATATGTAAAGGACAATGTGATAGCAGGCACAGAACTAATTGACAAACAG ttaaaagaacttgaagaacaacCTGAGTCCAAGTTAAAAGATCAGCAATTGGAGAAATCAATGATTGTCCATCAATTAGAGGACTGgggaaaaatgaatgaatgcactCCTTTTAGAACCGATCCTACTCTAGTGAATCCTTTAACAGAGAGTAAATCTAGAGTGGCTTCAAAGGGCAATGCAATTGCAGGCAAAAAAATAACCCAAGAGAGGGAATCGTTAACAAAGATAAATGCAACTGATTTTTCTGGATTTTGTCCAGAAAGAGGTATTATTGTACAGAAAGAAAATAATGGGAAGTTGGATGATCTACCTTCTAAAACTCTTCCAAAAGGAATTGGGCGAGCTTCCTGCCCAATGGTTCAAAGGGCAACTGCATCTTCTGCAATGAGAAGAGTTACTGTGCTTCCTTTACCTGTTAGaaagaaccagatgtctgagctaCCTTTCTTGGATAAGAATGGAGGAATGGGAAACAATGGTGATCACCAAATACAGCAATGTGATATTAATTCTCGAGGGCTACACACAGCAAACCGAGTCCGCAATGGGATCCAAGGAAAAGTCCAGTTTAGAGGGCCAAATGTtgttgaggacagaaagaagagaAAACAGATTACAACTAGCAACGAGGAGGAAATTGCAATTAACGCTTCTGCCACTCTAATGTCAGGGGAGCAAAACCTGCACTCTGTTGATAATGGTAGATTAAAGCCTTTAAGCTCCGCAAGAAccattgggaaaggaactattggtCCTCAAAAAATCCTCCGTGGAAAGGAAAAGCCAATCAGAGGATGGAGCAGATAG